The following are from one region of the Canis lupus baileyi chromosome 25, mCanLup2.hap1, whole genome shotgun sequence genome:
- the KLRF2 gene encoding killer cell lectin-like receptor subfamily F member 2, translating to MENADGYMVLNYKNRFKFRQKYKGFSLYLQYYCFMLVCSCIGILIFMITLICLNFWDKRMDFSQKVIISLLAGNNYLCSKDWLLNQEKCYMFSISSKTWNEKLEFIQRTLKPGSPGWIGLYVTSPGKWMWINQYPFCSNVYALSPSFLIIGPTDHKRCALITGNQVYSEDCNSKFNGICQRDAF from the exons ATGGAGAATGCAGATGGCTATATGGTATTGAATTACAAGAATCGTTTCAAATTCAGGCAGAAATATAAAG GTTTCTCCCTGTATCTacaatattattgttttatgctAGTTTGCAGCTGCATTGGGATCCTTATTTTTATGATCACACTGATTTGCCTGAACTTTTGGG ACAAAAGAATGGATTTCTCCCAGAAAGTAATTATCAGCCTTCTAGCAG gaaataattatttGTGCTCAAAAGACTGGCTGCTGAACCAAGAGAAATGCTacatgttttcaatttcttctaaAACTTGGAATGAGA AGCTG GAGTTCATACAGAGGACTTTAAAACCTGGAAGTCCTGGTTGGATTGGACTATATGTTACATCCCCAGGAAAATGGATGTGGATAAATCAATAccctttt tgctCAAATGTCTATGCTTTATCTCCTAGTTTTCTCATAATTGGACCAACGGATCACAAGCGCTGTGCTCTCATAACAGGAAATCAGGTATATTCTGAAGACTGTAACTCCAAATTTAATGGCATTTGCCAAAGAGATGCTTTCTGA